AGATAGTCTCCAAAGTCCTTTTTTTGACAGAGGTCAATGGGTTCAAGGATTTCGTCTGAAATTGGAATGACCTTAAGGGGAATCCTCCCCTTTTCCTTAAGGATACGCTCAATGCCAAGTTGTTCGATAAGCAGGAATTCTATGACGAGATCACAGCCGGTCCTCAAGTGAGGGGGTGGCCCCACAACTCTCACCTTATATCCTGCTTTTTTCAGGATCTTCTCAGCAGAAATAACATCACTTGTGCTTGGATATACCAGCAGCCCCCTGAAATCTTCCTCCTTATGTTTTTCTGATTTCCCTGAAAAGAGTCTCTGTATTTTCATTTCTCCTTTCATACCTTCTCTTTCATTGAGAAACCGATGACGAAACAGAAGATAAGCCCAACGATTACGGCGCCAGGTCCCCACAAATCTACACCCTTTGGGGAGCTGGCTATGGCGAAATTATGGGCAAAGGCAGCACCGGCAATCATCCCGATGACAAAAATTGCTGAGTCTCCATCTCCTTCACCGGACAGGAATAATTGACGCCCCGGACATCCACCCGCTAACGCAAAGCCTAAACCTGCCAGAAGCATCCCCCCAAAGTTCCAGATATGGTTGTTGTGGGCAACCGGTTGCCCCACAAAACCGGCATTGAACTGACCAAGTATAATATTTGTCACAAATGCCCCTATCAAAAGCCCAAATATCCCGGTCATGAGGTGAAAGTCCCTTATCAGGATTATGTCCCTGATAGCGCCCATGGTACAGAACCTGCTCCTCTGTGCCAGGATGCCTATTACCAGGCCTATGACCAGTGAGATAATGAGGGGGGCATGCATCGCCCCGGGACCCTTTTCACTGAAGAAAACAGCCCCTGAAGGTAATTTGGGTTCAGCAACAAGGAGGATTAAGAGTCCGATCATAATAAGAGGCATTATCCAACCCACAAATCTATAGGTCTTCTGGCTTCGACCGAGATTATAGCCCGATTTCAGAAAGTATACACCGAGTCCTACCCCTGTTGTCAAACCGGCAAGCCCAAGGATAGCGTTTCCATCTCCACCGGACAGTCTCAATAATGCCCTCCATGGACAGCCCAAAAAGACCAATGCTCCGATCATTGCGAAGAAGCCAAGCATGAACCTCACAATGGGGGCGGATCCCACCCGTGGCTTAAACTCTCTAAAAATAAGGGCAGAGATAAATGCCCCAAGAACAAACCCAATTATTTCCGGTCTTATGTACTGTACAACATCTGCTCTGTGCAACCCCAGCGCCCCTGCTATATCCCTCTCAAAACATGCCACACAGATCCCCATATTTGGAGGATTGCCCCATTTTTGAAGTAGTGCTGCGAATACCCCAATGAAAAGGCCTGCACAAAGAATCCCCTTTTTAGAACCGAAGAACCTGACTATGCTTTCCATATAACTCTCCCCCTATAATATGTAATTAGTTCATGCTGAAAAGTTACCCTTTCCATAATCCGGAGCATACTTTTTGATCTATCGAGGATTTGCTGGTTACTTGTGGGGACATGCAACAGCGGGCTAGCCCGCTGTTGAGCCCGCAAGTTGAAAAACATCACCATAATAACTATTCAAGTTGAAAAAGAGTCATCAAATTAAACCACACTCATAATTTGATTGCAAATAGGTAATTTCAATAGTTGGGCTGTATAGTTATAGGGGAGACCTATAGTTAGAATGCATTAATTTTACCGTAAAAATTTTTCCTTGACTTTCGATTCTTATTGATACCTTGTTTTTCTCTTGACAATAATACTGTGTTGGTTGTATTCTTTTTTACAATTTTCAGATTAAGTCTTACCTTACACCGCTTAAGCTTTATCGTTATTGGATAAGGCGCCAATTTGTTTTTTTCAGGATTTATATACCTCAAAAAATTAAGGGAAAAGGACTATTTTTCAATATTTAATAATTGGTTAATCGTAGCTAACTAAGTCAAAACCAATAAAAAATTAAAGGAGGTTTGAAATGGATTTTAATTACACTAAAGAGCAAGATGTTTTGAAGAAGGTGTCCCGGGAATTTTGCGATAAGGAGATTGCCCCAAAGGCAGCGGAATTTGACAGAACAGCGGAGTTTGATTACAGCATTATCGAAAAGCTGTCCAAGCAGGGACTGCTGGGTGTGGTTATAGCCAAAGAGTATGGGGGTGCTGGTGGAAGCCATATAGATCAGGCGATAATCTGTGAAGAGATTGCCCGGGATTCTTTGACGGCAATGGTAGCGACGAATATGGCATGGTATATGGCCTATGAGCTAATGAAGGTGGGAACAGAGGAGAATAAGAAAAGGTGGATGCGGTACCTATTCGATGGGAAAAAGATGGGTGCCCATGCCGGTAGCGAGGCCAATGCTGGGACAGATGCTGCATCTGTTGGGACGTGGGCCAAGCTGGAAGGGGATGAATGGGTAATCAATGGGACAAAGTGGTTTGTCTCCAATCTTGGGAAAGCAGACTTTTATTTTATTACACTGCGTA
This genomic window from Thermodesulfobacteriota bacterium contains:
- a CDS encoding DUF3343 domain-containing protein, with the translated sequence MKGEMKIQRLFSGKSEKHKEEDFRGLLVYPSTSDVISAEKILKKAGYKVRVVGPPPHLRTGCDLVIEFLLIEQLGIERILKEKGRIPLKVIPISDEILEPIDLCQKKDFGDYLMIRAANMKLVIDKRTEQIVNISGGGCPDVPYLAEMLIGKHLKETPSPRDLGHTVCAYALHIAYEEMLKEVG
- the yedE gene encoding YedE family putative selenium transporter, with product MESIVRFFGSKKGILCAGLFIGVFAALLQKWGNPPNMGICVACFERDIAGALGLHRADVVQYIRPEIIGFVLGAFISALIFREFKPRVGSAPIVRFMLGFFAMIGALVFLGCPWRALLRLSGGDGNAILGLAGLTTGVGLGVYFLKSGYNLGRSQKTYRFVGWIMPLIMIGLLILLVAEPKLPSGAVFFSEKGPGAMHAPLIISLVIGLVIGILAQRSRFCTMGAIRDIILIRDFHLMTGIFGLLIGAFVTNIILGQFNAGFVGQPVAHNNHIWNFGGMLLAGLGFALAGGCPGRQLFLSGEGDGDSAIFVIGMIAGAAFAHNFAIASSPKGVDLWGPGAVIVGLIFCFVIGFSMKEKV